In Sporohalobacter salinus, the DNA window TTAGGACTTCCACCAAATATTGAAGTAGAATATATTGAAGAAATCTATCAAGGTCTTAACAATCTAGCCCAACAATATAATATAAATATTATTGGTGGTGATACTACTTCTAGTCCAAAAAACCTAATAATTAATATCAACCTTTTAGGTAAAGTAAAAGAAAATAAATATTTATTACGTTCAACAGCCCAAATTGGAAATCATATCCTTGTAACTGGTACTTTAGGAGATTCTAAAGCTGGATTAGAAATTATATTAAATAATAATTATCAACAACTAAAAAAAGAATATCCTGCCTTAACTAAAAAACACTTCAGACCGATTCCTCGTCTCCAGGAAATGAAATTAATTAAAAAACTCGGAGCAACTGCTATGAATGACATAAGCGATGGATTAGCTAGTGAATTAAATGAAATTACTACTGCTAGTCAAGTTGGAGCTCAAATTTTTGCAGATAAATTACCTATTTCTCAAACTAGTAAAGAATTAGCTGCCAAATTAGATATGTCAGCAAAAGATTACGCTCTATTTGGAGGAGAAGATTATGAACTTCTCTTTACTGCTCCAGCCAACAAAAGTAAAAAAATTAAAGTAAATATTGAAAATAAATTGGATACAAAGATATCTATTATTGGTGAAATACTTCCTCCTCAACAAGAAACTAAACTAATTACTCCGAATAAAACAATTAAATTAATGAAAGAAGGATTTAAACATTTTTAATATCCTTATACTTTAATAATAACCCCTATTATTTCTTTAGAAAAAACATAAAATA includes these proteins:
- the thiL gene encoding thiamine-phosphate kinase, whose product is MNVSDLNEFQLINHLQKIITSNSTKIEVGNGDDGAVINNTPGYQTINTTDMLIEGVHFLRNKISSFDLGYKSLAINISDIVAMGGVPTYATISLGLPPNIEVEYIEEIYQGLNNLAQQYNINIIGGDTTSSPKNLIININLLGKVKENKYLLRSTAQIGNHILVTGTLGDSKAGLEIILNNNYQQLKKEYPALTKKHFRPIPRLQEMKLIKKLGATAMNDISDGLASELNEITTASQVGAQIFADKLPISQTSKELAAKLDMSAKDYALFGGEDYELLFTAPANKSKKIKVNIENKLDTKISIIGEILPPQQETKLITPNKTIKLMKEGFKHF